TAGCCCGTGCGCCCCACCAGGGCGGGGAAAGTATTCCCGTCCAGGGTTAGGGTGCCCTCCCAAGCCCCGAAGGGGCGCAGGCCCTCCACCGGGGCCAGGGAGGCCATCTTCCCAAAGGCGTCGGGCCCCTGGAAAGCCACCATCACCGTCTGCAGGGTAATATCTGTCAGGGTCAGGGGGGGGAACTCCCGCCCCCACTGGGCCAGCCACGCCCCCACAGCCAGACGATTGGCGGCGTTGCATACCAGCAGGTAGCGCTCCTCCCCCAGGCGGTAGAGGATGGTGTCGTCTATGATGCCCCCCTGGGGGTTGAGCAGGAAGCCGTAGCGGGCACGGCCGGGGCGCAAGGCGCGGGCGTCGTGGGTAAGCAAGCGGGCCAAAAGAGGCCCCGCCCCCGGCCCCTCTACCCGTATGCGCCCCATGTGGGAGACATCAAAGATGCCGCTGGCTGTGCGCACCGCCCGCACCTCGGCCAAAATGCCGGCGAACTGGAGGGGCATCTCCCAGCCGGCGAAGGGCACCATCTTGGCCCCCTGTGCCAGGTGCTCAGCGTAAAGGGCAGTACGCAAGAGGGAAGGAGGAGACGGGCTCACCTACGGCTCCTAAGTGGGGCTTACGAGTAGCGTAACCATGCCCCAGGGGGGTGTCAAGGCACGAAAGGCCCCAGGCCTATCCCCGCCCGCCCCTGGGAAAAGGCCCACGCCCATGCCACCCGCATCCCCTTGGGCCACAACGACAGGGGCAGGGTGCGAAAGGCCGTCCACAACGGGCCAGGGGCCAACAGGCGCGCAAACGCCCTCCCCGGGAAATCAATGTCCCCATGCTCTTGGATAACGCGGGCGATGCGGGGATGGCCCAGCATCTGCAGGGCCACTGTCAGTTCCCGCGGGGTCAGGCCCAGCAACAGACGGCGGAGCACGCTGGCCCGTTGCACTTCCCGCCCTATGGGGGAGTGCCACCACCGCTGGTAGGGGGCCAGGGCGCGGGCGGAACAGTCGTCCTTTTCCAGGGCGCGCTGGGCCACGGCGGCGCACCAATGGGCTGCCACGATGCCTGTGTAAATCCCCCCGCCCGAGGAGGGCTTCACCTGGCCCCCAGCGTCCCCCACCAGCAGAACGCCATCCCCCACCAAGCGGTGGGGATGCCCCGACGCCAGGGGGATGACGCCCCCCTGCAGGCGCACCACCCGCGCCCCCCGCAGGGGCGGAAAGGTGTCCAGCAGGTGCTGGAGGAGCCGACGGGGGCTCACGCCCCGCTGGGAAGTGCCCACCCCAATGCGCGCCATCCCATCCCCCAGGGGGATGGCCCACCCAAACCAGCCTGGATAGGTATAGGGGTCCAGGGCCACATACACCAGGGAGGGGTCCAGCCCCTGGATGGCCACCTCGCCCCCCAGGGCGTAGACCACCTCCCGCGGGGCGACGCCCAACGCCTGGGCCACCACCGAGCGGGAGCCATCGGCCCCCACCACCAGGCGACACGCCACCGTCTCCTCGTGGCCGTTGCGCCGCAGGCGTAGATGCAGGGAGCCGTTGCCGTTGCGCTCTATCCCCAGGGCGCGGGCACCCAGGAGGAGATCGGCCCCCGCCTCCTGGGCCTGTGTGGCCAGGAAAGCATCCAGCCCCACTCGGTCAATGACCAGGGCTTTGGGATGGGAAGCCACCAGGGGCAGGGCCGTCCCCTCTGGGCCGAAGGTCAGCACACCCCGCACTGCGTTGCGTACCAGGGTGGCGGGGGCGTGGGCAGCCTCCAGGGTGCGGGGGGTTACCAGGCCCGAGCAGTGGCAGGGGACGCCCACCTGCAGGTGCTCCTCCACCAGAAGCACCCGAAAATGGCGCTGGGCCAGCAGGCGGGCCACTGTGGATCCTGCCGGCCCCGCCCCGACCACGACCACATCGTAGGTGAGCGCCACGGGAAAGTTACCTGCGGGAGGGAAGGGTCATGTCGGACACCCCGTAGCGCCGCTCCATCTCGTAAATCTGGGGCAAGCCCAGTACATCGGCGACTTCGGTGCGGATGATGTCCATCCAAGGGGTGTCCACCGTGCCCTTACGCTTCAGGTGGGTGAAGGCGTCCTTGAGCGCCCGGTAGATCACGCCGATGGTGGCCCCAGCGATCATAATCTTGAACCCCATGCGCTCCACCTCTTTGACGGGGCGGAGCATGCCGTTGTAGAGTTTGGGGATGTCGGGCAGGGCGCGGGCATAGGTCTCTAGATCCTCTTGGGTGCGGATGCCGTCCACGAACACCAGGTCGGCCCCCGCTGCGCGGTAGGCGCGACAGCGGCGGATGGTCTCCTCCCAGCCGTGCACGGCCAAGGCATCTGTGCGAGCAATGATGACGAAGTCCTTATCCCGGCGGGCGTCCAAGGCGGCGCGGATTTTCTGGACATGCTCCTCCAGGGGGACGACCTGCTTGCCCTCAAAGAAGCCACACTTCTTGGGGAACACCTGGTCTTCCAGATGGATGCCGGCCACCCCCGCATCCTCATACTCCCGCACCGTGCGCCAGACATTGATGGGGTTGCCATAGCCCGTGTCGGCGTCGCACAGCACGGGGGTGCGCACAGCGGCGGCGATGTAACGGGCGTTCTGGACCATCTCCGTTTGGGTAACCAGGCCCACATCGGGATAGCCCCGGGCGGCGGCGGTGCCGAAGCCTGTCATATATAGCAGGGGGAAGCCCACCGCCTCGGCAATTTTGGCCTGGAAGGCGTCAAACACGAAGGGGGCAAGGATCAGCCCGGGGCGTCGCAGAAGCCGGCGGAAGCGTGTGGTGGGTTTCATGGACATCTCCTTCTAGGATAGCGTCTTCCCTTGGGCCAGGCGCGCTTTGAGGTAGTTGTTGAGCCCGCCGGCCATAAGGATTTGATAGGGCGGGCTATCTTTGGGCAGGGCCTCGGCCTGCAGGGTGAGGCCTTTGGTCAGGTTGCAAACATGCCCTGTCTCCACATCCACCTCCGCCATATCTCCCTCGTCAAAGGCCTTGGAGCCCCCCGGGCAGATGAGCACGGGGAAGGCGATGTGGGTGCTGTTGCGGAAGAAGAGGCGGGAGACGGAGCCGGCCGTCACGCAGGAGATGCCCAAGGCCTTGAGCATGCGCGCCGCCGGCCGGCTGGAACCGCACCCGAAGTTGCGCCCCGCGATGATGATGTCGCCGGGGGTTACTTGTTGTGCCCAGCCGGGGCGGTTAGCCTCCATGCAGAACTGGGCCGCCTCCTTGTCGGAGATGCCCGGGCGGGCCAGCATCCGCGTGCCGGGCATCATCAGGTCGGTGCTGATGTGGTCGCCGGACTTCCACACCTTGCCCGTGAAGCGCATGGGCCCCTCCTCTACAGGAACTGGCGGGGGACGGTGATGTAGCCCGGTACCACCCAGGCGGCCACCGTAGCGGGGTTGGCCAGGTAGACGAAGGCCTTGGGACTTCCCATGCGCCCTTGAAAGTTGCGGTTGGAGGAGGAGATGCACACCTCCCCATCCCCCAGGACGCCCATGTGGAGGCCAGGGCAGGGCCCGCAGATGCTATGGGTAACAAGGGCACCTGCGATGACAGCGGTGCCGTCCAGCTTGGCCCAAATATATGCCCCCGGCTTGACCTGGGGGCGGCCCGAGGCACGGGCGAGGGTCTTCTCTGCCATTGTGGCGCCCATGCGTCAATTCTCCTATCCATCGCCAGGGGCTGTAAGCCGGGGCAGGCCTTGCCCCCATGGTGGCCCGAGGGGACATGCCTGTCAAGGACGGAGCGCTACCCCAGATTTGTGGGGCTGTTCTCCCCCTTGACAGGGATATCCCACAAGGCGCTATGATGGCTTGAGCCAGAGGGGCCACTCCTTTCGCCTCGTTGCCCCCCGACGGTCACGAGGGCTTATGCGGCGGAGGGTTTGTGCGCTGGTGGGCCTCCTGGTTGCCCTGGGGGCACTGCTGGGGGCGTGCCGGGGTGTGCCGCAGCCCAGCCAGCCCGTGCCTCCCCGTGTGCCGACACCGCCCAGTGCCGAACCGCCCCCGGTGCTGCCCACCCCGACACCTGTTGCCCTCCCCCCGGTTGTTGCCGAACCCACCCCCACACCCACCCTCGTGCCTCCCCCGGGTCCGCCCCTGAAGTATGGGGGTATTCTGCGCAACGCCCAAGCCGATACGCCCCCCTCCTGCGACCTGCGCATGGAAGAGGGGCGTGCCTACGCCGCCGTTTTCGCGTGTAGCCCTATGCTCAACCAACTTGTGAAGTACGAGGGTGGGGGATACGAGAAGGTTGTGCCCGACCTAGCCCAGGCGTGGGAGGTGCAGGACGGGGGGAGGACATGGGTATTCCGCCTGGGGGATGCCCGCTGGCACGACGGACTGCCCGTTACCTCCGCCGATGTCCTGTATTCCTTGGAAGCGGTGCTCCATCCCCCGGCGGGGATGCGTGTGGGGCGGGCGGGTGCCCTGCAACGCTACATAGAGCAGATGGACGCCCCCGACCCCAAGACCGTCGTCATCCGCTTGAAGTTTCCCGCTCCCTCCTTCCTGCCCACCCTGGCGTTGGTGTACGCGTCCATTTTCCCGCGGCACCACCTGATGCACCTGGTCCCCCCCAGCCCCAAGACGCCCGACCTGGTGGTGGGCAGCGGCCCCTTCACCTTTCGGCGGTGGCTCCCGGGCTCCTTTGTGGAACTGGCCAGGAACCCTCACTACTTCCTCAAAGACCGCCCCTATGTGGACGGCTATACCATCTACATCATGCCCGACGCCACCAGCCGGTTGGCCGCCCTGCGCACCCGCCAGATAGACATGCTCTCCGCCGATGCCCTGCGCCGGGAGGATGTGGCGGAACTGCTCGCCCACCCCCGTTTGCGGGAGCAGATCATCGTGCACACCCACTACGCCAACAGCGTGGCGACCCTGCAGATCAACACCGTCGCGGCTCACCGCGACCCCCGCACGGGGAGGGTGGTGGACTGGGGCGACCTGCGCCTGCGCCAGGCGCTCAACCTGGCCATAGACCGCCACGAGGTGCGCACCGCCGTCTATGGGGGGCTGGGGGCTTTGGGGGGCCTTTTACCCCCCTATTCCCCCTGGGGCCTCACCGAGGAGGAGGTGGCCCGCCTGCCCGGGATGGCCCCCACCGGCCCCGCCAAAGAGGCGGAACGTGTTCAGGCCCGTCGGCTTCTGGTGGAAGCGGGTTTCCCCGAAGGGCTGGATGTCCCCCTTCTGGTGCGGAGCGCTCCCACACCCCTTGCTCTAGCCTCCGCCCTCCAGGAGCAGGCCAAAACGATAGGCGTGGGCGTACATCTGGTGGCCCTGGAGGGGCCCCGCTACTGGGAGGCGCTGGCGCGCCGGGAATTTGTGCTCCTGGCCCACATCCACACCCTGCCCCTTTTTGACCCCGACCTGGTCTTCGCCTCCCACGCCCTGTGCGGGGGGCCCGAGAACTACCCGGGCGTGTGCGACCCTGTTCTGGAGGACCTGTTCCGTCGCCAGCAGGAGGAGATGGACCCCGCTCGGCGGCGGGAGGTGGTGCGGGCCTTCCAGCGCCGTTACCAGGAGGTGCTGGGGAAAATGACGCTGGTATGGGAAGTGCGTCACCCCGCCTGGTGGGGCTATGTGAAGGGCTACACTCCCACACCCCTCTACTATCTCCAGCACGGCTCCCGCATGGAGGAGGTGTGGCTGGACCGCTAGGTTACCCGCCCCCCGCCAGGACCCGCCCCGCCGCCGCCGTGCCGGCTCCGGGGGGCACCTCGTAGCCCAGACGGGGGAGAAGGGCCTCCAGGGCGCACAGGAGGGTGAGCACAGCCGACGGCGTAGCGTTCTCCCCCATGAGGCCGATGCGGAGGATTTTGCCCCGCAAGGCCCCCAGCCCGCCCCCCACCTCAATACCCCATTCGTCCAACAGGGTGCGGCGCAGTTTCATCTCGTCCACCCCCTCGGGGAGGACAACGGTGGTCAACTGGGGAGTGCGGTGGGCTTCGGCCACCAGCAGGCGCAAGCCCAAAGCCTCCAGGCCCGCCCACAGCGCCCGGGCCACCCGCCGATGCCGTTCCCAGCGGGCCTCCAGGCCCTCCTCCAAAATGAGGCGCAAGCCCTCGTGCAGACCGTAGAGGAGGTTGACGGGTGCCGTATGGTGGTACAGGCGCGGCCCGCCCCAGTAGGAGCGGTGGAGGGTCAAATCCAAGTAGAAGGAGCGCACCTTTTGGGTGCGGCGGGCGATGGCCTGCTCCGCCCGGGGGCTAACGGTGACCGGGGCCAAACCCGGCGGACATCCCAAACACTTCTGGGAGGCGCTATAGCAGAAGTCAATGCCCCAGGCATCCACCTCTACGGGGCTTCCCCCCAGGGAGGTTACAGCATCCACGATGAGCAGGCAGTCGTAGCGACGGGCCAGGGCGGATAAGGCCTCCAGGGGCTGCAGCACACCGGTGGAGGTCTCGGCGTGGACAACGCCCAACGCCTTCACCTTCGGGTGTTTGCGCAGTTCCGCCTCCACGGCGTCCGGGTCCAGGGGGCGTCCCCACTCCCCTGGGACGGTGGCCACCGTGGCCCCGTAGCGGCGGGCAATTTCCGCCAAGCGCTCCCCGAAGAAGCCGTGCGTGCCCACCACCACCACATCCCCCGGCTCCACCAGGTTGGCGATGGCCGTCTCCATCCCGGCGGTGCCTGTGCCGGGCATGGCGATGCACAGGTCGTTGCGGGTGCGGAACAGGGCGCGCAACATCGCCGCTATTTCGTCCATGGTCTGCATCCATGTGGGGTCCAGGTAGCCCAGGGCGGGGGCGCTCATAGCCCGCAGGACGCGGGGGTTGATGTTGCTGGGGCCGGGCCCCAACAGCAGGCGCTGGGGCACCTGCAACGGGGGTGCCACGGACGCTGCCATCTGCGCCATACACGCCTCCTTGGGGGGAGTGGGCTTGCTTGCCTTACCATCCTACCACACGCCCCACCAGGGGCACGCCCGCCTATGAGGGCAGGCGGGAGCCGATAAAGTCCCTATAGCCCGCCAGGAACTCCCGCCACCCCATAGGGCGCTTCCCCTCCAGGTGCAGGCGCAGAAGGGCCAGAACGCCCTGGCCCGTTTGCAGGCCCACGGGGGCGGGGGCGTGGGTGGGCAGGGCGACCACAGTGCCCGGGGGGTGGGCGGTGTCCTGCGGCCAGGGTCGCGCCTCCAGCACCTTCAGCACCTGCCCCTTCCAGCGGGTGAAGGTGCCCGGCCAGGGGTCATAGGCCCGCACCGCCCGCCACAACTGCACCGCCGACTGGGTGAAGTCCAGCCAGCCGTCCTCTTTGGTAAGCAGGCGGGTGGTGCTGGCCTGGGTGGGGTCTTGGGGGCGGGGGGAGATCTCCCCCCGCGCCCAACGCTCCAGGGTCTGCACCAGCAGAGACGCCCCCCGACGGAACAGGCGCTCCGTCAGAGTGCGGGTCGTATCTTCGTCCCTTATAGGCTCCTCCACCTGGGCCAGGATGGGGCCGGTGTCCATCCCCGGGTCTAGCAGCATAAGCGTTATCCCCGTAACCGCGTCGCCGTTGAGGATGGCTGTGGCCACAGGCGACGGCCCCCGATATTTGGGGAGCAGGGAGGGGTGCAGGTTCAAACAACCCAAAGGGGGAATGGCCAACACCTCGGGGGGCAGGAGTTTGCCATAGGCGGCCACGATGATGACCTGGGGGGCTAGGCGGCGCAGGGTCTCTTGAGCCTCGGCGCGGCGCAGGGTGGGGGGCTGGAAGACGGGGAGCCCCCGCTCCACTGCCCACACCTTCACCGGCGAGGGTTCGGTGCGCTGGCCCCGGCCGGCAGGCTTATCGGGCGGGGTGACCACCCCCACCACCTCGTGCCCAGCCTCTGCCAGCGTCTCCAGCACAGGGATGACAAAGGCAGGGGTTCCCATGAAGACCAGACGCATGACCCCTCCCCCCTCAGTGTAACGCTTGGGGCGTGCGAGCACCCTGCACGGGAGCATCTGCACCGATGACGCCTTTCGCACAACCTGCAGACCCCGCCGAAAACGGGATAACCCTCTCCCTCTGATCCTGGGCAACAGGGGGGTGATGGGCTACCATGGAGGGATTACCAACGAGCGGGGCGCTACGCATGGACGCCATCATCGTGCGCGGGGCGCGGGAGCACAACCTGAAGGGGATTGATGTCACCATCCCCCGCAACCGGTTCGTGGTCATCACGGGGGTCTCGGGGTCGGGCAAAAGTTCCCTGGCCTTTGACACCATCTATGCCGAGGCTCAACGGCGGTATGTGGAATCCCTCTCCTCCTATGCCCGCCAGTTCTTGGGACGCTTGGAGAAGCCCGATGTGGAGGAAATTCGCGGCCTTTCCCCCGCTATCTCCATTGACCAGAAGGGCGTCTCCCACAACCCGCGCTCCACGGTAGGCACTATCACCGAGATTTACGACTACCTGCGCCTGCTGTTTGCCCGCGTGGGGGTGCCTCACTGCCCCCAGTGCCGCCGCCCCGTCCAGAAGCAGACCGTAGACCAGATCGTGGATGCCCTGTATGCCCTGCCCCCGAACACCCGCCTGATGGTGCTGGCCCCTGTGGTGCGTGACCGCAAGGGGGAGCACAAGGATGTGCTGGAATCGGCTCGCAAGAAGGGCTACCAGCGGGTGCGGGTGGACGGCGTGCTGTACGACCTGGGGGAGCGCATTGAACTAGACAAGGATAAGCGCCACACGGTAGAGGTGGTGGTGGACCGCCTAGTTACGGGGGAGGGGCTGGAGCGGGGGCGGGTGCACAACTCGCTGGAGACGGCCCTGCGCCTGGCCGATGGGGTGGTGGGCATCTCCCTGGTGGACCGCAAAGAGGAGCTCATCTTCGCCGAACAGTTTGCCTGCCCCTATTGCGGCATCAGCATGCCCGAGCCGGAGCCCCGCACCTTCTCCTTCAACAGCCCCCACGGGGCCTGCCCGGCGTGCACGGGCCTCGGCTTCACCCTGGAACTGGACCCTGACTACATCGTCCCCAACCCCGACCTGACCCTGGCCGAGGGGGCCATCATCCCCTGGACGCGCATGGGTGCCTCCAGTCCCTGGTATCGGAGCCTGCTGGAGTCCCTGGCGCGGGCCTACGACTTCTCCCTCCACACCCCGTGGAAGGACCTTCCCCCCTGGGTGCAGGACTTGGTGCTCTACGGCGATAACGAACGCTCCTTCACCATGCGCCACCGCACCCAGCAGGGGAAGGTGTACAAGTGGGAGACCACCTTTGAAGGGGTCATACCCAACTTAATGCGCCGCTACAAGGAGACGGAGTCCGACTATATCCGCTCGGAGATTGAGCGCTACATGGCCCAGCGCCCGTGCACCCAGTGCCAGGGGAAGCGCCTGAAGCCCGAAGCCCTGGCAGTAACCGTGTGCGGCAAGAACATTATGGAGGTGTGCGCCCTGACCATCGAGGAGGCCAGCCGTTGGGTGCAGGCCATCCAGCAGGAGGACCCCCAGCGGGAGGTGCGGGGAGAGGTGCTCACCCCCCGCCAGCGCCTCATCGCCCGCCAGGTGCTGAAAGAGATCGCCACCCGCCTGCAGTTCCTGTTAGACATCGGCCTAGACTACCTGACATTGGACCGCATGGCCAGCACCCTGTCGGGGGGCGAGGCCCAGCGCATCCGCCTGGCCACCCAAATCGGCTCGGGCCTGACGGGGGTGCTGTATGTGTGCGATGAGCCGTCCATTGGCCTGCATCCTGTGGACGACCATCGCCTCATCGCCACCCTGAAGCGCCTGCGGGATATGGGCAACACCATCTTGGTGGTGGAGCACGACGAGGCCATCATCCGCGCTGCCGATTGGATTATTGACCTGGGCCCCGGCGCGGGGGAGCACGGGGGACGCATCGTGGCCGAGGGGACGGTGGAGGACATTATGGCCTCCCCCGAGTCCATCACGGGGGCGTATCTGTCGGGGCGTCGGCGCCTTCCCCTCCCCTCCAAGAGGCGGCCGGGCAACGGCCTGTTCCTGGAGGTGCAGGGGGCCCAAGCCAACAACCTGAAAGACATCACCGTCCGTTTCCCCCTGGGCACTCTGACCTGCGTAACGGGCGTGTCCGGGTCGGGCAAGAGCACCTTGGTGTACGATGTGCTCTACAAGCGCCTGGCCCAGCACTTCTACCGCGCTAAGGACAAGCCCGGCCCCCATCGGGCTATCATCGGGATGGAGCACCTGGATAAGGTGGTGCTGGTGGACCAGTCCCCCATCGGGCGGACGCCCCGCTCCAACCCTGCGACGTATGTGGGGGTGTTCACCCCCATTCGGGAACTGTTCGCCCAGTTGCCAGACGCCAAGATGCGGGGCTATGGGCCGGGGCGCTTCTCCTTCAATGTGCGGGGCGGGCGCTGCGAGGCCTGCGAAGGGGAGGGCTACACCGAGATCCAGATGCAGTTCCTGCCCGATGTGACGGTTCCCTGTGAGGTGTGCAAGGGGCGACGCTACACCCGTGAGGCCCTGGAGGTCAAGTTCAAGGGCTACTCCATCGCCGATGTGCTGGACATGACGGTGGAGCAGGCCCTGGAGGTGTTCAAGGACATCCCCCGCATCCGCTCCAAACTGGAGACCATGCGGGATGTGGGGCTGGGGTACATCCGCCTGGGCCAGCCCGCCACCACCCTGTCGGGGGGCGAGGCCCAGCGGGTGAAACTGGCGGCGGAACTGTCCCGCCGGGCCACGGGGCGCACCCTCTACATCCTGGACGAACCCACCACTGGCCTCTCCTTTGAGGACTGCGCCTACCTGTTGCGGGTGCTCCACCGCCTGGTGGACCGGGGGAACACGGTCATCCTGATTGAGCACCACCTGGATATGATCAAGAACGCCGACTGGATTATTGACCTGGGGCCGGGGGCAGGGGAGCGGGGGGGCAGGGTGGTGTGCACGGGCACCCCCGAACAAGTGGCACGCCACCCGGCGAGCGCAACGGGCCAGTTTTTGCGCCGTGTGCTGGACGTGGAGGCGGGGGTGCGGTAAGGGGCCCCCGCCCTTGACCCCCACAACCCAGGGGAGCGAGGGCCGTGGTGCGTCTGTTCATCGGCCTGGCATTAGTGGCTTTGGGCACGCTCCTGCTCTTGGAGCGGTTGGGGATCGTGGAAGGGGCGTGGAGTATCGGGTGGCCCGCCCTGCTCATCGTGCTTGGGGTAGCTGTGCTCTTGGGTGGTCTTTTGCGGAGGTAGACGGGGATGCGGCCGCCGTTCTGGGCGCAACTGGCGGGGGTGTTTCTCATCGCCGTGGGGATGGTGCTCCTCCTCAACGCCTTGGGCATCGCGTTGGTGGCGGTGGTGGATGTGCTTATCGGGGCGGGGGCGGTGGTGTTGATCATTATGGGGTTGCGCCTGTTGCGGCGCTCCCGCTGGGTGCGACGGGAGCCCTTCGTGGACATCCTAATGGGGAGCATTCGGCGGGGCTCCGAGTGGGAGGTTACCTCGGCCCAGTTTGCTGTGGGCATCGGGCAGGTGCGCCTGGACTTGACGGGCGCACGGGTGCCCCCTGGGGAGCACCACCTGCTGGTGGATTGCATTCTGGGCAGTGTGCGGGTGGTGCTCCCCGCCGATGTGGGGGTCGCCGTGTCGTGTCGGGTGGGGTTGGGGGAGATTGTGGCCTTTGGCCAGCGGTGGGAGGGGATCAACCGCTCCCTGACCCTGCGCACCCCCGACTACGAG
Above is a window of Dehalococcoidia bacterium DNA encoding:
- the liaF gene encoding cell wall-active antibiotics response protein LiaF, translating into MRPPFWAQLAGVFLIAVGMVLLLNALGIALVAVVDVLIGAGAVVLIIMGLRLLRRSRWVRREPFVDILMGSIRRGSEWEVTSAQFAVGIGQVRLDLTGARVPPGEHHLLVDCILGSVRVVLPADVGVAVSCRVGLGEIVAFGQRWEGINRSLTLRTPDYEKQSRRIALEASATIGQIHLSRPAAVEVPQALPALIVPP